One part of the Sesamum indicum cultivar Zhongzhi No. 13 linkage group LG14, S_indicum_v1.0, whole genome shotgun sequence genome encodes these proteins:
- the LOC105176896 gene encoding uncharacterized protein LOC105176896 (The sequence of the model RefSeq protein was modified relative to this genomic sequence to represent the inferred CDS: added 39 bases not found in genome assembly): MKDEAISSSGDPLLPPRSPPPTHTPAASSAGASSPAVPTNAGSTDWFGQGQSSKGGSLSRIGSQPMYTSLSTSAGGSALGSSQPSCRPWERGDLLRRLSTFKPANWFGKPKAASSLACARRGWVNVDVDKVECESCGAILKFVSSATWTPSEADDAGEDFAKRLDEGHKLTCPWIGNCCAESLVQFPPTPPSALIGGYKDRCDGLLQFPSLPVVAASAIEQIRISRGPEIDRLLTQSQFARGESGIKLEILLGTENSREDVFFIYSRAQKMISLCGWEPRWLPNVQDCEEHSAQSARNGCSIGPSKYRGPPRDPSRGKKHLSSSTKKDCGINEVTGTSSKSVSRSPLLDCSLCGATVRIWDFLTVSRPASFVPSGTDVPETSKKVLTRGISAASGISGWVAADGMEKEQCEDHDEAATGEGKSLSNIGVDLNLTISAGLSSSRLQVNVVSEQYQDVHRGRDVLIRQPSSSEVGDRAASYESRGPSSRKRNLDEGGSTVDRPQMLVQQADSVEGTVIDRDGDEVDDGGQYSAGPSKRARDTGVEPHRSPYRKYSSGAGPSRSFGFDVGNDGYKDDFDQGQEQLIGNPSTRDSTHVSSVIAMDTIGHNAENDSMESVENYPGDFDDIHLPSTSTIKYTDPNETSELNYSNQAQQSTCPAAARSAGDMGVSSTNEEEVVNADTATAHGRDGPSFGISGGSVGMGASHEAEIHGTDASIYRTDSVVGDVEPIADVTDNQGQTGEFAPDPGLMGDFVPEEIDREDPHGDSQDLISRSVARADSGSKIVGSTKAESVESGEKTSNMRATSRENSPHPSLSCNAILCSGFEASKEEVTQAAKDLTTDDCGYVESGYQVANGTGPPNGGSNYDEPVEFDPIKHHNHFCPWVNGNVAAAGCSSSSGSGSSAGAVALCGWQLTLDALDAFQSLGQVPVQTVESESAASMYKDDHHTPGRKLLARHSFNKSRGKN; the protein is encoded by the exons atgAAGGACGAAGCTATAAGCTCCTCAGGAGACCCGTTGTTGCCCCCCAGATCTCCGCCTCCGACCCACACTCCCGCTGCCAG TTCTGCTGGGGCATCATCTCCTGCTGTTCCCACCAATGCTGGCAGCACAGACTGGTTTGGTCAAGGGCAAAGTTCGAAAGGAGGATCCCTTTCTCGCATTGGCTCACAGCCCATGTATACGTCATTGAGCACTAGTGCTGGTGGTTCTGCTCTTGGATCATCACAGCCATCCTGCAGACCGTGGGAAAGGGGTGATTTACTGAGGCGTCTTTCAACATTTAAACCTGCAAATTGGTTTGGAAAGCCTAAG GCTGCAAGTTCATTGGCATGTGCTAGAAGAGGTTGGGTGAATGTGGATGTTGATAAAGTTGAATGCGAATCTTGTGGCGCGATTCTGAAGTTTGTTTCATCGGCTACCTGGACTCCTTCTGAAG CTGATGACGCTGGAGAAGACTTTGCCAAGAGACTTGATGAGGGACACAAACTTACCTGTCCATGGATAGGAAACTGCTGTGCAGAAAGTCTGGTGCAGTTCCCACCTACTCCACCATCGGCACTTATTGGTGGTTATAAGGATAGGTGTGATGGCCTTCTCCAGTTTCCATCCCTCCCTGTTGTTGCTGCATCTGCAATTGAGCAAATACGGATTTCTAGGGGCCCAGAAATAGATCGTTTGCTCACGCAGTCTCAGTTTGCACGTGGTGAATCTGGCATTAAGCTGGAAATTTTATTAGGAACTGAGAACTCCAGAGAAGATGTCTTCTTCATATACTCTcgt GCTCAGAAGATGATAAGCCTCTGTGGATGGGAACCCAGGTGGCTTCCAAATGTTCAGGATTGTGAAGAGCATTCTGCTCAATCAGCTAGAAATGGATGCTCGATTGGTCCTTCAAAATATCGTGGTCCTCCCCGTGATCCCAGCCGTGGCAAGAAACATTTGTCCTCCTCCACCAAAAAGGATTGTGGCATAAATGAAGTTACAGGTACTAGCTCGAAAAGTGTGTCTAGATCCCCACTGTTGGATTGTAGCTTATGTGGCGCGACAGTAAGAATCTGGGACTTCCTAACCGTCTCACGTCCTGCTAGTTTTGTTCCTAGTGGCACTGATGTTCCCGAAACTAGCAAGAAGGTACTGACACGTGGAATAAGTGCAGCAAGTGGCATCAGTGGGTGGGTTGCTGCAGATGGTATGGAGAAGGAGCAATGTGAGGACCATGATGAAGCTGCAACTGGTGAAGGAAAGTCATTGTCCAATATTGGGGTGGATCTGAATCTAACGATATCAGCTGGATTGTCCTCTTCACGGTTGCAGGTGAATGTTGTGTCTGAACAATACCAAGATGTTCATAGAGGAAGAGATGTACTGATTCGGCAGCCTTCCAGCAGTGAGGTTGGTGATCGTGCAGCTTCATATGAATCACGGGGTCCTAGTTCCCGGAAGAGGAACTTAGATGAAGGTGGAAGCACAG TCGAAGGAACTGTCATCGACCGCGATGGTGATGAGGTTGATGATGGTGGACAGTACTCTGCTGGTCCTTCAAAACGTGCTCGTGACACAGGTGTTGAACCACATCGGTCGCCATATAGAAAATACTCTTCTGGGGCTGGTCCCAGCCGGTCATTTGGTTTTGATGTAGGAAATGATGGTTACAAAGATGATTTTGACCAGGGACAGGAACAACTAATTGGTAATCCATCAACTAGGGATTCAACACATGTTTCCTCTGTTATTGCAATGGACACGATTGGGCACAATGCAGAAAATGATTCAATGGAAAGCGTTGAGAACTATCCTGGAGATTTTGATGACATACATTTGCCTTCTACATCGACAATCAAGTACACAGATCCCAACGAGACATCAGAACTGAACTACAGCAATCAAGCACAGCAGAGTACTTGCCCAGCTGCTGCCAGAAGTGCCGGTGACATGGGTGTTAGTAGtacaaatgaagaagaagtaGTAAACGCAGATACTGCTACTGCACATGGGAGGGACGGTCCCAGCTTTGGAATTAGTGGAGGCAGTGTTGGTATGGGTGCTAGCCATGAAGCTGAAATTCATGGGACTGATGCTTCTATCTATAGAACTGACAGCGTTGTGGGTGATGTCGAACCTATTGCCGATGTAACTGATAACCAAGGACAAACAGGTGAATTTGCTCCAGATCCAGGGTTAATGGGTGATTTTGTACCTGAAGAAATCGATAGAGAGGATCCTCATGGTGATAGCCAAGATTTGATTTCTCGATCTGTAGCAAGGGCAGATAGTGGCTCGAAAATTGTTGGTTCGACTAAGGCAGAATCTGTTGAAAGTGGCGAGAAGACTAGCAACATGCGGGCCACCTCCCGTGAGAATAGTCCTCATCCTTCTCTTTCTTGCAATGCCATTTTATGTTCCGGCTTTGAAGCATCAAAGGAAGAAGTTACTCAGGCTGCCAAAGATCTGACGACTGATGACTGTGGATATGTGGAATCAGGCTATCAAGTTGCAAATGGGACAG GCCCTCCAAATGGTGGAAGCAACTATGATGAGCCAGTTgaatttgatccaattaagCATCATAATCACTTCTGTCCTTGGGTGAATGGAAATGTTGCTGCAGCTGGCTGTAGTAGCAGTAGCGGCTCTGGTTCCAGTGCTGGTGCTGTTGCTCTTTGTGGTTGGCAGCTGACATTAGATGCTTTGGACGCTTTCCAATCCCTAGGGCAGGTTCCCGTCCAAACAGTGGAGTCTGAATCTGCGGCGTCCATGTACAAG GATGATCATCATACTCCTGGTAGGAAGCTCCTGGCACGCCACTCTTTTAACAAAAGCCGTGGGAAGAACTGA
- the LOC105176897 gene encoding DNA-directed RNA polymerases II, IV and V subunit 12, with amino-acid sequence MDPQPEPVSYICGDCGQENTLKPGDVIQCRECGYRILYKKRTRRIVQYEAR; translated from the exons ATGGATCCTCAGCCGGAGCCCGTTAGCTACATCTGTGGAG ATTGCGGGCAGGAGAACACGCTAAAGCCAGGGGATGTGATTCAGTGCCGAGAGTGCGGCTATCGTATTCTCTACAAGAAACGTACACGCAGAa TTGTCCAGTATGAAGCACGTTAA
- the LOC105176898 gene encoding disease resistance protein RPM1-like — translation MQFAMAESVVSFGMHQLSAWFCEEQELLGSIRINTDNIRDEIGRMRAFLMMAEEREDIHPQLREWAKQVRDIAYDAEAVMDKFMLGFAYEHSDRNCGCLGRIYVSVKNLRCRRQFASEVRDLQSRLKSISEGHHRYRDIHSAASQRTSSSGFADGTWYDGRGDALLLEEAEVVGFEKPKRQLIEWLCSSYNYGLRVISVVGTGGLGKTTLARKVYDDAVVKMHFHSHVWMTVSHSFNLEEFLRKLIRKLVGEINQPRPEGLDAMDADEMKEFIYQFLQRRTYVIVLDDVWRLNAWEAIRYAFPRTGAYGFVIITTRFHSIGHGASIECNGHVYNLEPLSQEESKTLFCRKAFLGGSCPTYLEDAAAIVLKKCEGLPLAIVVIGSLLATKNNSIEEWNKFDRSLGDELEGDHLRRMTKLLSLSYYNLPHYLKPCFLYFSIFPENFRIYKSKLIRLWVAEGFIHPKEGKTMEEVAEDHVKELLDRSLIQVAETTNYGRPIRVRVHDLLRMIVLTKSKEQNFVTIESGGETRWPNKSRRVAIHCSTGNTEDIKGCDQLRSLLVLDSVHALSKRNLSKLLCAGSSPLKVLELKGALSDKIPDHVFRLRLLKYLGLKNTVVKTIPKSIAKLRNLETLDLRCTKVTELPIEILKLRRLRHLLLYSNKKSRGYRPFDDVQSFQAPYKIGCLSALQNLSDIEATQAGEDTSIVREIGELTEMRSLGIKKLKKEDGKDLCSSLAKLTNLRSLYVASTAEDEIIDMQYPVYPTPPLETLELRGRLRELPEWLPALHGLTRLYLRWSRMKHDPLNSLQDLPYLMEFELSHAYEGDRLCFRASGFQRLKKLWLLSLNRLRLVIVEKGCMPLLQELYMSGCRSLEEVPSGIQHLGSLQHMDFSDMAEGFVTKIESQREGGDKWNLKSMRKWM, via the coding sequence ATGCAATTCGCAATGGCTGAGAGCGTGGTGTCGTTTGGGATGCACCAACTGTCAGCATGGTTTTGCGAAGAGCAAGAACTGCTGGGAAGCATTAGAATAAACACTGACAATATTCGCGATGAGATTGGCCGCATGAGAGCATTCTTGATGATGGCCGAAGAAAGAGAAGATATCCACCCACAGCTCAGAGAATGGGCTAAGCAAGTTCGAGACATTGCTTACGATGCGGAAGCTGTGATGGACAAGTTCATGCTCGGTTTTGCGTACGAGCACAGTGATCGGAATTGTGGCTGTCTTGGCAGGATCTATGTCTCAGTGAAGAATTTGAGATGTCGCCGTCAATTTGCTTCTGAAGTCCGGGACTTGCAGTCCAGATTGAAAAGTATTTCCGAAGGCCATCATAGATACAGAGACATCCACAGCGCTGCGAGTCAACGAACCTCGAGCTCTGGCTTTGCCGATGGCACATGGTATGACGGTCGAGGTGATGCCCTTCTACTAGAAGAGGCAGAAGTTGTGGGCTTCGAAAAGCCAAAGAGACAATTGATTGAGTGGCTTTGTTCGTCATATAATTATGGGCTTCGAGTAATTTCAGTCGTGGGCACAGGAGGGTTGGGCAAGACCACCCTCGCCAGAAAAGTCTATGACGATGCCGTAGTGAAAATGCATTTCCATTCTCATGTGTGGATGACTGTTTCACACTCATTCAATCTGGAGGAGTTTTTAAGAAAACTGATCAGAAAGCTCGTCGGGGAGATCAATCAACCAAGGCCTGAAGGACTGGACGCCATGGATGCTGATGAAATGAAAGAATTCATTTATCAGTTCCTCCAGCGCAGAACGTATGTTATTGTTTTGGATGATGTCTGGAGACTGAATGCTTGGGAAGCCATCAGATATGCATTTCCCAGAACTGGTGCTTATGGCTTCGTTATTATTACCACACGTTTTCATAGCATCGGCCATGGTGCTAGCATTGAATGCAATGGCCATGTCTATAATTTGGAGCCCCTGTCTCAAGAAGAATCAAAGACATTGTTCTGTAGGAAGGCCTTCTTGGGGGGCTCATGCCCCACTTATTTGGAGGATGCTGCTGCAATTGTCTTGAAGAAATGTGAAGGTTTGCCGCTTGCCATTGTAGTGATTGGCAGCCTCTTAGCTACAAAGAACAACAGCATCGAAGAATGGAACAAATTTGATCGGAGTCTGGGTGATGAATTAGAAGGAGATCATCTTAGGAGAATGACGAAACTACTCTCTCTCAGCTACTATAATCTACCTCACTATCTGAAACCTTGTTTCTTGTACTTCAGCATTTTCCCAGAGAATTTCCGGATTTATAAGTCCAAATTGATCCGGTTGTGGGTGGCTGAAGGGTTCATACACCCAAAGGAAGGGAAAACAATGGAAGAAGTTGCAGAGGACCATGTCAAGGAGCTTCTTGACAGAAGCCTCATCCAAGTAGCAGAAACAACAAACTATGGGAGGCCCATCAGAGTTCGTGTGCATGACCTTTTGCGGATGATCGTTTTAACCAAGTCCAAGGAGCAGAATTTTGTGACCATAGAGAGTGGAGGAGAAACAAGGTGGCCAAATAAGAGCCGACGAGTAGCAATTCATTGTTCCACTGGAAATACGGAAGATATCAAAGGTTGTGATCAGCTCCGGTCGCTCCTAGTGCTGGACTCTGTCCATGCATTGTCTAAGAGGAACTTATCTAAGTTGCTCTGTGCTGGTTCTAGTCCACTCAAAGTGTTAGAATTGAAAGGTGCTTTATCTGACAAGATCCCGGATCATGTTTTCAGATTACGTCTTCTGAAGTATCTTGGCCTAAAGAACACAGTGGTGAAAACTATTCCGAAGTCAATTGCAAAGCTTAGGAATTTGGAGACATTAGATCTCAGGTGCACAAAGGTTACAGAACTGCCTATCGAAATCCTAAAGCTCAGACGACTTCGGCACCTCTTGCTGTACAGCAACAAAAAGAGCAGAGGCTACCGGCCCTTTGACGATGTACAGAGCTTTCAGGCTCCATACAAAATAGGATGCCTTTCAGCCCTGCAGAATCTTTCAGATATTGAAGCTACACAAGCTGGTGAAGATACCAGTATAGTGAGGGAGATCGGAGAGCTGACAGAAATGAGAAGTTTAGGCATCAAGAAGTTGAAAAAAGAAGACGGAAAGGATCTTTGCTCCTCACTTGCAAAACTCACCAACCTCCGTTCGTTGTATGTTGCATCAACTGCAGAGGACGAAATCATCGACATGCAATATCCTGTATACCCGACTCCTCCACTCGAAACGCTTGAACTAAGAGGCCGTCTACGCGAGTTACCTGAATGGTTACCTGCTCTTCATGGCCTTACCAGGCTGTATTTGAGATGGAGCAGGATGAAGCATGATCCGTTAAACTCCCTCCAAGATCTGCCTTATTTGATGGAGTTTGAACTATCACATGCTTATGAAGGGGACAGGTTGTGCTTTAGAGCTTCAGGGTTTCAGAGGCTGAAGAAATTATGGCTACTAAGTTTAAACAGATTACGGTTGGTAATAGTGGAGAAGGGCTGCATGCCGCTTCTCCAGGAACTGTATATGTCCGGCTGCAGATCGTTGGAGGAGGTTCCGTCAGGCATTCAACATTTGGGCAGTCTACAACATATGGACTTCTCCGACATGGCTGAGGGATTTGTGACCAAAATTGAGAGCCAGAGGGAAGGAGGGGACAAATGGAACCTCAAATCTATGAGGAAGTGGATGTAA